Proteins from a single region of Chryseomicrobium sp. FSL W7-1435:
- a CDS encoding alanine--glyoxylate aminotransferase family protein has product MLQNQTILRIPGPTPIPPSVQRAMQQPMIGHRDPETAELLKSIQPGMQQIFGTKQVVSVVAGSGTSGLEAAVVNTVAPGDKVIVCVTGAFGERFAAICKSYQIETIILEEVWGEPVNPKKLEQLLHENPDSAAVFITYCETSTSVLNPIAELSELIHSQSNALVIVDGVSCIGGVELEMDQWKLDVVVTGSQKAFMLPGGLMFVAFSDDARQKMNANPRPRFYLDLLKYEKAAQEFSTPFTPATSLLYGLQEVMQLMKEETLESVFKRHLQLRDMTRAALRALNLELLAGDAFASPTVTAFLTPGIEAKQVRKQLSERFGIRIAGGQGHQKDTVLRIGHMGYCSATDVLLIISALEVVLTDLGHVFEAGQGTVAAQKALIGGNVHV; this is encoded by the coding sequence ATGCTACAAAATCAAACTATTTTACGAATTCCGGGACCGACACCAATTCCGCCTAGTGTTCAGAGAGCGATGCAGCAGCCGATGATAGGGCATCGTGATCCAGAAACAGCCGAATTGTTGAAATCAATTCAACCAGGAATGCAGCAAATTTTTGGCACAAAACAAGTGGTATCAGTTGTTGCTGGAAGTGGAACGTCAGGGCTCGAAGCAGCAGTTGTCAATACAGTAGCCCCTGGCGACAAAGTAATAGTGTGCGTGACGGGTGCATTTGGAGAACGCTTTGCTGCAATTTGTAAAAGCTATCAAATTGAGACCATTATTCTTGAAGAAGTATGGGGAGAACCTGTAAATCCTAAAAAATTAGAACAACTGCTTCATGAAAATCCAGATAGTGCTGCAGTATTTATAACGTATTGCGAAACTTCGACTTCAGTTTTAAATCCAATTGCTGAGCTTTCAGAACTCATCCATTCCCAATCAAATGCACTGGTAATTGTCGATGGGGTTTCTTGTATTGGAGGAGTAGAGCTTGAGATGGATCAATGGAAACTCGATGTTGTCGTAACAGGTTCACAAAAAGCATTTATGTTGCCAGGTGGATTGATGTTCGTTGCGTTTAGTGATGATGCAAGACAGAAGATGAACGCCAACCCACGGCCACGATTCTATTTAGATCTTCTAAAGTACGAGAAGGCAGCACAAGAATTTTCGACTCCTTTTACACCTGCAACTTCTCTACTTTATGGCTTGCAGGAAGTCATGCAACTTATGAAAGAGGAAACACTAGAGAGTGTTTTTAAACGACATTTACAACTACGCGATATGACACGGGCAGCTCTTCGTGCCCTCAACTTAGAATTATTGGCAGGTGATGCCTTTGCATCACCCACTGTCACAGCCTTTCTCACTCCAGGAATAGAAGCTAAACAAGTCCGAAAACAATTGAGTGAGAGATTTGGCATTCGAATTGCGGGTGGTCAAGGCCATCAAAAAGATACCGTACTTCGAATCGGACACATGGGCTATTGTTCAGCAACAGATGTGTTGCTTATAATTAGCGCATTAGAAGTTGTGTTAACTGACTTAGGCCATGTATTCGAAGCTGGGCAAGGTACAGTAGCGGCACAAAAAGCACTTATAGGAGGGAACGTCCATGTTTAA